The Rhododendron vialii isolate Sample 1 chromosome 1a, ASM3025357v1 region ATCATACttcttagtttttgtttgtgAGATGTTGTAACTAACAATCACTTGTTGGTGTTGCATACTTGTGTTAATCTTATGTTCTAAACTGCACGGAGCTGGACCGGAGTTTATGCTTGTAATGAACAAGTAATGATATTTGTGTTAACCTTTTTTCCCTGTGACCACTGATATAACTACTGAAGATTTCAATTCTTTGTACTATTATTACTGACTAAGCTAatgaatttgaaatgaaatttatGTACTCTCTTCCTGCAATGATAAAATATGTTTTCCAATTCCGATCTGGTCTAGTGTGGTAAGAGTCAATCTTTACGCTCAAAACCTTGATTCTCAACCAGTTCtgtgtttttgtattttttttgtagattctCTAACTCGGTTCATTCTTTACTTCCATGGTTTTAGAGGCTGTTCTCACATACCAATCTCTGTGGCCACGTGGTGCAGGTTCTCCTTAGAGGCCCAAAGAATTCTCGCGAAGCAGTGAAACACTTTGGGAAGGCTCCTGGTGTGCCGCACAGCCATACTAAGCCTTATGTGCGAGCAAAGGGAAGGAAATTTGAGAAGGCCAGAGGAAGAAGGAACAGTAGAGGCTTCAGAAACTGAGCTCTTGGCAGTGGTTGCTACACAGACTGATCTATTATTCTAAGCGAAGGATTTTGTCCACCCTTTTAGTCTTGGAGagtattttgttttctgtttttctgtCTTTCAGACATTCTCAATATTGTAGCAGGTCTTCAGCATTTGTGTTGTCCTTAGTTGTTGGAGCTGGAAATTATTACATGTCTGTCTATCAGGGATTGATTCGTCATATTTTTCAGTTATGGATATGCCATTCAGAAAATAACCTGTTTCAGTTCCTAAAAGATGATATCCACCTGGTTAAGGTGTGTCCTGATCTGTTGTAGCAAATATTGGTTCCGTCGTTGATGTGTGTTTTTAGGGCAACCAATTTAGGCTCCTGGAACTTTACTATTCAATCTGCGGGAAGTAAGAGTAAAGAAACATCTGCATATTATGTTCTCTTTCACCCATTTTAATGGAATTTTATTCATCATGGTTAATCATGTAGAGTTTGAGCATCCGTTGGCACTAGCTGCTAGCTAGCTTGAGCGTGGAATTGAAGGATCGGGAATTGAATGCTATGATTCTGTTTATAGATAGCCCGAACTGTCTGGATTGATGTGGTCTTTGGATTCATAATACCCAACAAAACAGAGGAAAAAAGCGGACAAGGGGTCGCAAATGCACCATGGACTGTATAGCTTGTTGATGGGCTCTTTGAAATATTATCATCGGAGTCCGTACTGCTCATTTGATAAAGTTCATTGAACACTACGTTCGTTCAAAATTATGGAGAGAGATTTATTTTACAGTTTATTTTGCGAATCACGTtaacatttctttttctatacACAGTGGTCCATTCAAAGGGGAAAGTGATTGCAATTAGAGGCAAGGAGGAAAGTCGAATACATGTTTTACCTGTCTTGAGTTTCTGTTCGAAACAGTCtggtatgttttttttaatccctCTGCATAGAATCACTTTGTCGTGCAGCGGAGTACGTGAATGGGGTAGTCGGCGCCCTTGGTTGTCGGCTGCCAAACTTCAGTGGATGCGAAGAATGGAGCGGTGGAGCAATTTTGGGTAGGGTTTTCTGTTTCCCCGCCTAATGAGTTGTGTCCTTTGGAAGCCCGGAGAGGCTGTCGTTGTTTTGTGTATCAAATCTGTTGGAGCCATGTCGTTTGGGGAAGAGGCGTCGAGTGGAGCAAGTACTAATTGCAAGTGTTTAGGGGCATttgtggaaaataaaaagtaggaaacaccttcgtacatttaaaagaaataGTATAGATGTGTTGTCCGGTCATGTAGTTATAATGTctaatgtataattttttgtacaaataAAGAGTTTGACAAACTTATACGTAAATGAATGATTCGAATCATGAGGATGCTATCTCGAAGTGCCTATTTGAGTTACACTGCAATCTCGTACTAATAAGTTGCTGCACCAGAATGAATTCAAGCTTGAAAAGAGGTTGGAAAGAAAGTTCTTTGGTTAATGGTTAGCGTGGTTAAATACTTTTGAATTTGCAGTCTGTAGACTTCATAACGAGGAAATATTCTGGAATCAAATTAGATTGAATCCACGATAACAGTTTGTCACAAGATTCACTATGGTCTGCTTTTAACCTGTCAAGtcataaaaaagtaatttttgataaataatgaATGATTTGTTTTTAACCGAACCGAAAAATGAAATAATTGAGGTAAGCGTTGATTGACCTGGACAAACCAACCTGACcattggaaaaagaagaaaaagaggagatagAAACCATGTGCCATATTACCATGTGCTGCCCACGTCCATTTGAAAGCACTATTCGAAGCAAGTGCTTTTTatgaagtatatatatatgcatgagtTCTTCACCTAAATTCTTATAGCCTTTTTTAATAAGACAACCTTTATCCAAGAAAATCTTAAAAAGATCCAATAAAATCTGATTTGAGGTAGAAATGTGATTATCCCACCAAGAACATTTATCCCCAAAGACCAAAGGAAAGCAAAGTCAAACTTCTCCTTTCTCCTCCAAAAACCATTTACAGTGGAAGCTTTGAACTCCAAAGCAAAATCAGCAAAACTcttcttcagagagagagagagagatggagaagatAAAGCACAGCACCGTATTCGTGAACGGCATAAACATGCACGTAGCAGAAATCGGCGACGGTCCACCTGTCCTATTCCTACACGGCTTCCCTGACCTCTGGTACACGTGGCGGCACCAGatgctctccctctcctcccgcGGCTACCGCGCAATCGCCCCGGACATGCGCGGCTACGGCGACACCGACGCGCCGCCCTCCGCCGCCAGCTACACCGCCTTCCACATCGTCGGCGATATCGTGGGCCTGTTGGATGCACTGGGACTGGATCGGGTCTTCCTGGTGGGCCACGACTGGGGGGCCTACATGGCCTGGTACTTTTGCTTGTTCAGGCCCGAACGGGTTAGGGCTTTGGTTAACATGAGCGTTGTGTTCCATCCGAGGAGCCCTTCGAGAAAACCAATTCAGTCACTTAGAGCTGCGTTTGGTGATGACTATTATATGTGCAGATTTCAGGTGATTTCTGGTTCCTTCAAGCACTGTGATTTTAATCGAGCTTAGCTTATTTATGAGACAAATTGATCTCAAACAAGCTTTTAATCGAGCTGAACACGAGCCGACCTCGAGTCGTTTGAATTTATTATGCATCATAAGCCAAACAAGCCGAGTAGTAGCTttgttcgagctcggcttgaaAGTTGCTTTAAAgaaatgttcaagcttggttttcTGAACAAAAACaagctcaaactcaagtagctCTATTCGTTTGCAAGTCCTAATCGGAGAACTGTCCAATTTAGCTGGAACTCTGAGTATTTGGCGTATTCTTCTGTAAGTAATCTTTTGTGGTGAATTTTGTCCAATATATAGCTCGAAttgtctaattttggttttatacGCTTTGCAGATTCCCGTGTATTAGTTATTTTGTTTGGAAGAAGTGTAGTGGTGCGATTTAATTGGTTCAATTCTTAGCGGTAATGATAAGTCTTTTTAGACTTATCTTACTCGAAATGAAGTTCTGCTATGCTAGTATAAATATTGGGGTTGTACGAATGTAGTTGAATCATGTCTGAATGCCGTGCTTGTTTGGTTATTATGTTCTATAGTTTCACAGCCTAAACACCCATAGAGTACGGCAAACTAGGGTTTGTGGACCAATGCCAATCCCTTAAGGGATAAGGAAACATATGCATTTGACTATTTTGTGGAATGAGATGCTTCATTTACAATGACATGGTTAATTCGAGCACCGATTCATTAGCTTTTCTACCACTCTTTGTTGTATGAATGGAGGAATCAAGGCAGCACATTCCAATATTTGTTGAAGGTGGTTAGACCAAGTTTAGTACCATGTAGATAAGTTCTCTCCTTTTTATGTACTGGCTAGATATGAGGATACGGCTCTCATTCCTAAGGCACCACCTTAAAGACgttctctttttttggtttgtgttGTAGGAACCTGGTGAGGCAGAGGAAGAGTTTTCCCGCGTTGATACCGCAAGACTGATAAAGTATTTTTTCTTATCTCGCACACCTGGTCCCCTTTGTGTGCCTAAGGAAGTGGGATTTGGTGGTTCACCCCATACTCCATTTGACTTGCCCTCTTGGCTTTCGGAAGAAGATCTCAATTATTATGTCACCAAACAGAAAGGTTTCACTGGTGGACTAAATTACTACCGAGCTTTGGACTTGTAAGTTCTGTTTGGCACTTCTTTAGAACTTTTCTGAATGTGTATCACATACTAGGTGGCATGCATGAATATAGGAAATTATATCCATGCACTTGTTTAGTTGAAATGCAAGAGGATTGTCATATACGTGGATTTctacagagtttttttttttttttttttgaacggcaaaaaataaatttcattaatctttgaaattgttacaaagactaatAGGACAAGGAGAACGGCATCATATATTTCTACAGAGCAATGATCATTTCTTTAGACTATAAATTCTTATAGGATTCGGTTTTTATTTTGAGGTCAGTGAATAGGCATGAAATTtagctttctttttttgtttaatggAGGATGGAGGGTTTGTATATGCGAGCCCAGTAACTTCATTTTCCTATTGTTGCAGAAATTGGGAGCTAACAGCACCATGGACCGGGTCGCAAATAAAGGTGCCGGTTAAATTTATTGTGGGTGACGAGGATATGATTTATACTACCCCAGGTGCCAAGCAATATATTCACAGTGGTGCTTTCAAAAAACTTGTTCCCTTTTTGGAGGAACTTGTTGTAATGGAAGGAGTAGCTCATTTTCTCAGCCAAGAAAAGCCAGAAGAAATCAGTGCGCACATATATGATTTCATCCAGAGGTTTTGATCCGACCTTGTTATCTGTTCATGCCATGTTCTTGCAAGTGTGATTAAAGGTCATATATGTAACCAGAATAAGACatctcttttcaaaaaatagttgCCATGGTTTTGTAATTGTCTAATTCTTTGTCACTACAAAACAAGCCAATGCCTATATGTTAGGTTCCGGGCTACTTTGCTGTTATATGTTGGATGCCATTTTTACCTTTGAAAAAACATGCCAATTTCTTTCGGGAGGGTTTATTATGCTGAGAGCCTGAGCTCATTTTGTCGGAGGCAAATGATAGATTGATGGTaagaactactccctccgtcccaatttgtttgtccaattgtcgaaatacgtgtctttcaaaaatatacttatatattacattttataatgttttttttatgattttgaagattttgtataataaaactaattgagatctatcaaacaagatccatattgcatattaaaaacattacgaattgaaaattatagtcaattctttgagaggtcaaacgctctcaaaaagtcaaaaaggagacaaacaaatcgggacggagagagtaagaAAGAATGATAGTTTGGAAATTTGTCTTTTCTTATTATGACCAAGAGAGGTAATATTGTCATTTTTAGTAGACCCCTTAACCTTAACCCATAGTTTCTGTTGATGCgacttaaatatatatatgcaagatTTGCATCCATATTTGGTGTCTAGGAAGGAGCATTCTTAGAAAGTCCTTATTAATCTACTTCTAATACGGCTGTTAATTTATACTTTGGCTGTGCAATCCTGCTATTTAGAATCCCAAAATTTATCCTTAACCAAGAGCTGATTACTTGATTACCTATTGCCAACTTGTATGTGTTTCATTAGGAGAGAAATTTTGCAAGGCTTTATAGGGTTCCATTATTCCGTATCCATACACTGGGTTTGGGGTCTACATGATTTTGTGATTGTGAAGGGGGTTCGGACGCCACATGATCACACCCCATGACCCCCCAATAATTATTCCTTGTAAAAGGGGTTTGTGTGCTTAGACTTTTTGACTCTTAATTGCGTGGTTAGTTAAGCATTAAATGTGAGCCTAGTCCTCGTCCTAGCCTATCATCTCAATCTATGATAGATAGCCATTAGCCGCCTACCTTCAATTCTTGGCACGCAACCATCAGTGGACCAGTCAGTAAGAAAATGACATTGAAGAAATAGAGgaaatttggattaaaaaagaaGTTACAGCATTCTGAAAAGAAATACTGATCAATATTATATCACCACGAGCTACCCTATGGCCATCCCTTAGTGAGCACATTGTTCATTGAGTCTTTAGCTTCTTATTTCTTGGAGAATATTTCTTATTAGCTTCCAAGGACATGCCACCAAGAGAGAACTATTGGCTGTTAGTTTCCGAACTTCTGAATGAACTCATATATATGAGCACTGATTTCCTCTGGCTTTTCTTGGTTGATAAAGTGAGCTACTCcttccatcaccaccacttcTTCCAGAAGTGGGACGTCTTTCTTGAAACCACCTTCGTGTATATATTCCTTGGCACCGGGGGTGTTATAAGTTGTATCCAAGTCCCCTACAATAAATTTCACTGGCACTTTTATCTGTGCTCCTGTCCAAGCTGCTGTGAGCTCCCAGGTCCTGTAATCCAAGAAACAAAAGATTGAAACTAACCCCTGCTACATACTCATGTAATAGAAATTCTGGCACAAGTACGTACAGGTCTAGTGCGCGGTAGTAGCTGAGTCCTCCAGTGAAACCTTTGTGCCTATAATTGGTGGCAAAATAATCTATGTCTTCCTCAGTCAACCATGAGGGCAACGTGGATGGAGCCTGCATATAGTCCGTGAATCCTTTATCTTTAGGAGCACAAGGTGGGCTTGGATTGCGGCTTGAAAGTAGTGCTTTCATCAGTATCGTTGTATCAATCTGTGCAAAGTCTTTCTCTGTCTCCCCAGGTTCCTACAATACCCATATTGTTTCATTTGGTGGTATAATTCACGGTTATATCCCAATTGTTTCATTTAGTGGTAAACGCCACATGCCTGGAAAAATATCTTATGACGTAGATTCTAATTTGGTGTGGTGGagagtattggattgagtttaGGCAATTCGGTATTCTAAAAATTGGTTTATATACATGATATATACATAGTAGAGGTCGTTTATATATTAGAAGACATGTATCAAGGCGAAGATTTATGTACATATATGAGGGGTCAATAAATGCATTGTTTCATGTATTTGGCTATATTCATATATCTAGGAGCCTCTAAATATGTATTTGCTCCTGTGAGGCAATCATGTGGAGAGAAACAGAGTGTGAAGAAAGAGCAAGGTCAAACTGAGTTGATGAACTACGATAAGCATACGGAAAAGGAAAACATAGTCTACAGAGTTTATCCATTTTGGACGACAAGGCCTTGTTGGAAATCTGACATGCCAAATACAGTCAAATACTGGAGAAATAAGATCACCTGAAACCTGCAGACATAGTATCCATCACCCATCATAGCTCGCATTGCTTCTACGGGCTTTATAGAAGGATGCCTAGGCCGAAACGCAACACTCATGTTGACCAGGGCCTTGATACGATCGGGCCGGAACAAGCAGAAGTACCAACAAATAATAGCCCCCCAATCATGGCCTACTAGGAAGACTTGATCCAAGCCCAGAGCATCCAACAGGCCAACTAAGTCGCCAACAATGTGGAGGGCAGTGTAACTTGTTGGGGAAGGCGGCGCTTCAGATTCCCCGTAACCGCGGAGATCCGGGGCGATTGTGCGGTAGCCTTGGGAGGATAGGGAGAGCATCTGGTGACGCCATGTGTACCAGAGCTCCGGGAAACCATGAACAAACAGCACTGCTGGGCCTTCACCTATCTCTGCTACGTGCATGTTTATGCCATTCACTCTTACTGTTTTATGCTCTATcttctccatcttcttctttctcactCTAAGCGCATTGCCTGATTGGCCTCCTGCTTTGCTTTTAACACCCTG contains the following coding sequences:
- the LOC131304921 gene encoding uncharacterized protein LOC131304921, translating into MEKIEHKTVRVNGINMHVAEIGEGPAVLFVHGFPELWYTWRHQMLSLSSQGYRTIAPDLRGYGESEAPPSPTSYTALHIVGDLVGLLDALGLDQVFLVGHDWGAIICWYFCLFRPDRIKALVNMSVAFRPRHPSIKPVEAMRAMMGDGYYVCRFQEPGETEKDFAQIDTTILMKALLSSRNPSPPCAPKDKGFTDYMQAPSTLPSWLTEEDIDYFATNYRHKGFTGGLSYYRALDLTWELTAAWTGAQIKVPVKFIVGDLDTTYNTPGAKEYIHEGGFKKDVPLLEEVVVMEGVAHFINQEKPEEISAHIYEFIQKFGN
- the LOC131305036 gene encoding uncharacterized protein LOC131305036, yielding MEKIKHSTVFVNGINMHVAEIGDGPPVLFLHGFPDLWYTWRHQMLSLSSRGYRAIAPDMRGYGDTDAPPSAASYTAFHIVGDIVGLLDALGLDRVFLVGHDWGAYMAWYFCLFRPERVRALVNMSVVFHPRSPSRKPIQSLRAAFGDDYYMCRFQEPGEAEEEFSRVDTARLIKYFFLSRTPGPLCVPKEVGFGGSPHTPFDLPSWLSEEDLNYYVTKQKGFTGGLNYYRALDLNWELTAPWTGSQIKVPVKFIVGDEDMIYTTPGAKQYIHSGAFKKLVPFLEELVVMEGVAHFLSQEKPEEISAHIYDFIQRF